Proteins from a genomic interval of Paenibacillus sp. RC334:
- a CDS encoding flagellar motor protein: protein MDITIVLGIIAGIIALIGGFLWEGGQFTGLLQGTSALIVFGGTLAAVVISYPASKLKTIPAALRMAFSREDNLSEQYIEDLVSMAATSRRSGVLALERISSEHPNAFLREGLQLVIDGTEQEQIKQILELELDTIEHKYEGYAKIFESAGGYAPTMGIIGTVMGLIHVLGSLTEPTALGPSIAVAFIATLYGVASANLIFLPIASKIRACSESEMVTMDLLLQGILAIQNGENPKLVRKKLEFFIRSEQNLEPKPPRRSRSEDATPKEDFHESAR from the coding sequence TTGGATATCACCATCGTGTTGGGCATCATCGCCGGAATCATAGCATTAATCGGTGGCTTCTTATGGGAAGGCGGACAATTTACAGGGCTGCTTCAAGGTACATCGGCTCTGATTGTGTTTGGCGGAACGCTCGCCGCAGTGGTCATCAGCTACCCCGCCTCTAAACTAAAGACCATACCAGCTGCCCTTCGGATGGCCTTTAGCCGTGAGGACAACCTCTCCGAGCAATATATTGAAGATTTGGTTTCCATGGCAGCCACCTCCCGCCGATCCGGAGTGCTTGCGCTGGAGCGTATTTCCTCAGAACATCCGAATGCATTTCTGCGCGAAGGTCTTCAACTGGTCATTGACGGAACCGAGCAGGAACAAATTAAACAAATTCTGGAACTCGAGTTAGATACCATTGAGCATAAGTACGAAGGATATGCCAAAATATTTGAATCTGCAGGCGGCTATGCCCCTACGATGGGGATTATCGGTACTGTGATGGGCCTGATCCATGTACTCGGTAGCCTGACCGAGCCGACAGCGCTTGGACCGTCTATTGCCGTCGCTTTTATCGCTACACTATACGGCGTTGCCAGCGCCAATCTGATTTTCCTGCCCATCGCATCCAAGATCAGAGCATGCAGCGAAAGTGAAATGGTCACGATGGATTTACTGCTGCAAGGCATTCTCGCCATCCAAAACGGAGAGAATCCGAAGCTTGTACGCAAAAAACTGGAGTTCTTTATCCGTTCAGAGCAAAATCTGGAGCCTAAGCCGCCTCGTCGCTCACGTTCAGAGGACGCTACTCCAAAGGAGGACTTCCATGAGAGCGCGCGCTAA
- a CDS encoding flagellar motor protein MotB, whose translation MRARAKRRQRQGGGDHRDRWMITYADLITLLLIFFVVMYAMSSLDAKKYDVVVQSLQDTFHKGDSILEQGSGITGTADRYTSKNPPTTKQPSSDNKAAGPTKLTEREQAFRKQEKELQNLMSVIEQYISDNKLQGQIFVSDQPRGIVITLNDRFLFDQGRAALKQGSANTLSKLASLFRDLKTPISIEGHTDNIPFTRSSNASTYKDNWELSGARALSVLRFFLDREGLSPTEFQYAGYADTRPVGDNTTEAGRQKNRRVEITVLRQLQQ comes from the coding sequence ATGAGAGCGCGCGCTAAGCGCCGCCAACGTCAAGGAGGCGGGGACCATCGTGACCGCTGGATGATTACCTATGCCGATCTGATCACGCTGCTGCTCATTTTTTTCGTCGTGATGTACGCTATGAGCAGCCTGGATGCGAAAAAATACGATGTCGTTGTTCAATCCCTACAGGATACGTTCCATAAAGGCGATTCTATTTTGGAGCAAGGTTCAGGGATTACGGGTACTGCTGACCGTTACACAAGCAAGAATCCGCCCACAACCAAGCAACCTTCATCCGATAACAAAGCAGCCGGACCGACCAAACTGACCGAACGTGAGCAGGCATTTCGCAAGCAGGAAAAAGAACTGCAAAATCTGATGAGCGTCATTGAGCAATATATTTCGGATAATAAGTTGCAAGGTCAGATTTTCGTATCCGATCAGCCACGTGGTATTGTCATCACCCTGAACGACCGCTTTTTATTCGATCAGGGCAGGGCTGCACTCAAGCAAGGCTCTGCAAACACGTTATCCAAGCTGGCCAGTCTGTTCCGGGATTTGAAAACGCCGATCAGCATCGAGGGCCATACGGACAATATTCCGTTCACACGCTCTTCGAACGCTTCGACCTACAAGGACAACTGGGAGCTTTCCGGGGCACGGGCGCTATCCGTGCTTCGATTCTTTCTAGACAGAGAAGGATTATCTCCTACAGAATTTCAATACGCAGGTTATGCCGATACACGACCGGTTGGCGATAATACCACCGAGGCCGGACGACAAAAAAACCGCCGTGTCGAAATTACCGTACTGCGCCAGCTTCAACAGTAA
- a CDS encoding aspartyl-phosphate phosphatase Spo0E family protein — MKLKELEDCIEEKRKELNDLAKEVGLKDRQVLTKSMELDRLLNLYSDWKYSYHKQSISTTSPVREKQHEFALSY, encoded by the coding sequence GTGAAATTGAAAGAATTGGAGGATTGCATCGAAGAAAAGCGTAAGGAATTAAATGATTTGGCGAAAGAAGTGGGATTGAAGGATCGACAGGTGTTGACCAAGTCTATGGAGTTGGATCGGCTCCTTAATTTGTACAGCGATTGGAAATATAGCTATCACAAGCAGAGCATCTCCACAACTTCACCAGTGCGAGAGAAGCAACACGAGTTTGCCTTATCTTATTGA